In Streptomyces sp. NBC_01551, one DNA window encodes the following:
- a CDS encoding DNA-binding protein, with translation MDAVQQEATARARELQRSWYGEPLGALFRRLIDDLGLNQARLAAVLGLSAPMLSQLMSGQRAKIGNPAVVQRVQALQDLAGQVADGSVSAVEATDRMDEIKKTQGGSVLSNSGQTATNSGAPTVKRVVREIQSLLRSVSAAGDIIDAADTLAPSHPELAEFLRVYGAGRTADAVAHYEAHQN, from the coding sequence GTGGACGCAGTACAGCAAGAGGCCACGGCCAGAGCCAGGGAGCTTCAGCGCAGTTGGTACGGGGAGCCGCTGGGGGCGCTCTTCCGCCGGCTCATAGATGACCTCGGCCTGAACCAGGCTCGCCTCGCTGCCGTCCTCGGGCTGTCGGCGCCGATGCTGTCCCAGCTGATGAGCGGCCAGCGCGCCAAGATCGGGAACCCGGCCGTGGTCCAGCGGGTCCAGGCCCTCCAGGACCTCGCGGGTCAGGTGGCCGACGGGAGCGTCAGCGCGGTGGAGGCCACCGACCGGATGGACGAGATCAAGAAGACCCAGGGGGGCTCCGTCCTCAGCAACAGCGGCCAGACCGCCACCAACTCCGGCGCACCGACCGTCAAGCGGGTCGTCCGGGAGATCCAGTCGCTGCTCCGCTCGGTCTCGGCGGCCGGCGACATCATCGACGCGGCGGACACCCTCGCTCCCAGCCACCCGGAACTGGCAGAGTTCCTCCGGGTGTACGGCGCGGGCCGCACCGCCGACGCGGTGGCCCACTACGAGGCACACCAGAACTGA